One genomic window of Elaeis guineensis isolate ETL-2024a chromosome 2, EG11, whole genome shotgun sequence includes the following:
- the LOC105047469 gene encoding U-box domain-containing protein 17 gives MRPVEGRVYGEYSGDMGGVRTAVASEGIMDRIQSKDEECRIEAAKEIRLLTKTSSKHRRQLEGAIVPLVSMIRSSNHETAEAAMLALLNLAVKDERNKIKIVDAGALQPLIGFLRSTDSILHEHATAALLTLTAASITKPIIGAAGAIPLLVEILRDGSPQAKVDAVVALFNLSTIPKNINTILSAKPIPPLIGLLKCCKKSSKIAEKCIALLESLLGHEEGRTALTSEEGGVLTVVEVLEEGSPLSREHAVGALLTMCESDRSRYREVILNEGAIPGLLELTVQGTTRSQSKARSLLQMLRNSPYHRSEVEADTLENIVSNIVAHIDGDDRAGKAKKMLAEMVQVSMEQSLRHLQKRAFAAPTETSLSKCPSKVPSKW, from the exons ATGAGGCCAGTGGAGGGTCGCGTTTACGGCGAGTATTCCGGCGATATGGGTGGCGTGAGGACGGCGGTGGCGTCGGAGGGGATCATGGACCGGATCCAATCCAAAGACGAGGAGTGCCGGATCGAGGCGGCGAAGGAGATCCGGCTGCTGACGAAGACGTCGTCGAAGCACCGGCGGCAGCTGGAGGGCGCCATCGTTCCGCTCGTGTCGATGATCCGGTCCAGTAATCATGAGACAGCCGAAGCCGCCATGCTTGCTCTCCTTAATCTCGCCGTCAAAGACGAAAG GAACAAGATCAAGATTGTGGATGCTGGTGCACTGCAGCCATTAATTGGTTTCCTACGATCAACAGACTCGATCCTGCACGAGCATGCAACTGCTGCTCTGCTCACCCTCACCGCTGCTTCCATCACCAAACCAATCATCGGTGCTGCAGGTGCCATCCCCCTCCTCGTCGAGATACTTAGAGATGGAAGCCCACAAGCCAAGGTAGATGCCGTGGTGGCCTTATTTAATCTCTCCACAATCCCTAAGAACATCAACACCATCCTCTCAGCCAAGCCCATACCTCCTCTGATAGGCTTACTGAAGTGCTGCAAGAAATCATCCAAAATAGCTGAAAAGTGCATCGCCCTTTTAGAATCATTGCTGGGTCACGAAGAGGGGAGAACTGCTTTGACATCCGAGGAAGGTGGAGTGCTGACGGTAGTGGAAGTACTGGAGGAGGGGTCTCCTTTAAGTAGAGAACATGCAGTAGGAGCCCTGCTGACAATGTGCGAGAGTGATCGCAGCAGATACAGAGAAGTAATTCTCAACGAGGGTGCGATACCAGGTCTTCTTGAGCTCACCGTTCAGGGGACCACCAGGTCTCAATCCAAAGCTCGTTCTCTGTTGCAGATGCTGAGGAACTCTCCGTACCACAGATCGGAAGTGGAGGCGGACACACTGGAAAACATCGTTAGCAACATCGTGGCTCACATCGATGGTGATGATCGTGCGGGGAAGGCGAAGAAGATGCTGGCTGAAATGGTGCAGGTCAGCATGGAGCAGAGCCTGAGGCATTTGCAGAAGAGAGCTTTTGCCGCTCCGACCGAGACGTCTCTCAGTAAATGTCCTTCTAAAGTTCCCTCCAAGTGGTAG